TAAAAAGCCCTGAACTAACAGGATACAGATACACGACTTCAGGAATAAGAACATTACCAGAAACTTTAAGCTTCACAAGAGCCTTTTTACTATAGTTTAATGCTCCCGGTTCAAGGGTTTTCCACATGTAATAAGTCCCCGATGTTGCCTGCCATGTCCCACCTATGCCAGCGTTTTTATTCTCCGTAGTGTAGTTGCCACCAAAGTTAGATAACGAAATACGGTAAACGCTACCTGCGCTGTGATCTACGACCAGTTCATTACCGATAACAGCAAGGCCGTTAATTGAGTAGGAAGAAGAAGAACTGTACGCTTGTGATGTAAATACGCCAGTTGCGATATTGACCCGCCATACATAAATAGTTGTCGCATTTGGCTTGAATCCGAAGTATAGATTAGTACCATCCGTAACCATGGCAACTGTTTCAATTCCAGTTAGTCCTGTCTGTGTGATCGTTGATGTAGACCCAATAAGAGATGACCATGTATTACTAGAAATTGTATATTTATAGTAATACGTAGCAGAACCCCCTACGCCGATCAGGTGCATAACACCACCTATAACGAGCACTTTAAAATTAAAACCAAAGATGCTCGGAATGGATAACGTGGCCAGCTGCGTCCACTTTTTTGTATTCATGTTGTACTTATAAAGTGGTACGGTACCACTATTGGAAGTATCAGGAACATATAATTCGCCATTATATTCAGCTGTAGAGCTTGGGTAGTAGTAGCTGAATAAGTTATTAGCTGTATAGTTTCCCCATGCAGGTGCAGCGTCCCCTATTGTATAATAACCGGCTGAATTAAAAGGCCTTACAGCGTCCATTACGAACTTCGTACTTGCTGCCTGTGTAGTGGACGTTCCTGCCAAGGCATTAGGGACCGTAGGCGTCCCCGTCAAAGCCGGACTAGCCAAAGGCGCGGCATCCGTAATCCCATATCCGCTAAGCGTTGTTGGATTCGATCCAGCTGTCACCCGGCCTTTTCCATCCACTGTCACGCTTTTGTAGGTCCCCGCGCTTACTCCGCTATCGGCAAGTTTTGCCGATGTTACGGCCCCGTCGGCAAGCTGAGTTGCCGTTACAGTGCTGTTCGCCATCTTGGTGCCGGTTACGGCATTGGCGGCAAGTTTAATGGTTGTAACCGCCGAATCGGCCAGCTTGGCCGTTGCAATTTCTCCATCCGAAATCGTGGTGTCCAGGTTTGACATTGCCGTATGGATCTCTTTAATTGCCCCGGCAATATTTTTAGCCGTAGTTGGCACGGTCGACATTGCGCCGATCGTTGTATCCAGCGTGTCCGAGTTTGTATTAAAATTCTCAATATCTACAACATCTGTTCCTTCAGGCTTCATCAGCCCGAGATTACTTGTCGTTTTCATTGCGCTCCTCCTTCGTATACTTTTAATTCCGACCATGTTTTTGCATGGGCATCTCCCCATGACAATGCAGCCAGGTTGTCCCAAACGGTATAAATGTACTTGAAGCTATAAGCCAAGTGAGCTGGCTTGATATCCTCAAGCATCTGGATAAAGCCCGGCATGTTTGGGGGTATCCCCTTGGATCCGACAAACACAATCTCAAACAGATATTGCTCCGGATACACATTCACCGCGACCTCACCGCCCGAAAAAGCCGCTGCCGTGTCGATAATCATCTGTTTCGTTGTTGTTCCGGAACCGTATAGCTTGGCTTTCAATTGCTCCCTTCGCCGTTCGTAAGACTGCGCGCGATTCGCCGCAATGCCCAGCTCGCTCTCCCAGCGCGTCAATCCCCAGGTTGCCGTATCAATAAAGCTCTGGTCCAGCAGATCATTACTTTCCTCAGCAAGCTCCGAAATCTCATAACCCGCTGCTTCTTGAAGCTCTTTCATTTCGGTTATCTCTCGGTAATAGGAAGGTAGATAGGCTAATAAATCAATACCGCTAGGATTGCTATTGCCGTCCTCCCCCTCCTCCGCTCCGTATGCCAGTGCCCCATAGACTTCATTTCCGTATGCCAAACGTTCACACCCCCTTAAGTTGATTCCAAGTTACTCTAGGGCTTAGTTTTCCACTGGCCAAATCGTAAGCCGATTTCACCGCGCTTGCGGTAGCTGCCTGTACCATGCTGGTGCTCGTTACCGTGCTGTTAAGCTGCACGATGCCGGCGGCATTAACGGAAGCTGCCGGTTTATTGCTAATGCCGGACCAAGGCACGTTATCTGCAGCAACGGCAGTGTCTACTTTGCCGTCATTATCCGTATCGTAGATGGACTTCAGCATATCGCCGGCGGTCTGGGCAGCAACAAGCACGACATTTCCTCCGCTTGTTCCGATGTAGAGCTTCTGGCTATCCGTGCAATAACCAAGCTCTCCTTCAGCTAGCAAACCGATATTGATCTCCAGTCCCCGGCGGATCTGAATTAATGCTTTCCTAGCCATCAGAACGTTCCGCCGTCTACGGTTCCTAAGGTGAGCCTATTGCCGTTGGCAGCATCGTAGATAATGGCAGAGGCATCGATATTAACGGCCACACCGCTTGCGCTAACCGTAATGCCATTGCCTGCCGTGACGGAAATCGCATCTGCCGCAACCGCAATGCCGTTACCCGCTCCAATATTTAAAGTCACGCTGTCTGCTTGTCCTCCGCCCGTTAGGCCATTGCCGGCCCCAATCGTTTGGAGCGCGCCGCCAGTCCGAACCCACGCCGATCCGTTCCATGAGTAAATCTTTTGCTCATCGTCGACATAGCAGGTCCAGCCAACCGCAGGCGGATAATACGTCCAGGTTGACGATTGCCATTCCGCAATCTGATTGGTCTTGCCCGACCAGACGCCCGTTGCGCTGCCAGGAATGACATAACGGTCGCCATCAGCCGGGGTTGACGGGGGAGCCGTCGTTGTCCGGTTTTTAACGGAAGCTTGCGGCTCGATATTTCGTTTTGCCAGTTCAATTTCATTTCTGATCTTTTGCGCCGACCACAAATCCGTTACCGCTAAACCGGAATCGTTGATCTGCCTATGCAGACTGGCGTCATTGACATGCCCTCTTAACTCAGCCGCCGTCAAAGTGTTCGATCCATCCGAAACCTTATTAACGTGACCGCTTGAAAGATCGGTTTTTAACACTTTGCCGTAGCTTGATCCATCAACGATATCGTCCAAGGAGCCCGATAACTCGGTTAATTTCCGCGCGTTGACCGCTTGCCAGGCCGTGCCGCTGTCAAAGTACAGGTAACCGGCATTTGTTCCGCTTGCCACATAATAGAGACGTCCCACAACGGATGCCGTTGGCCTTGCAGCCTCCGTCCCGGACATCGCCCGTCCGATAAGCGTATTGGCGCTGCCGTCTCCGATAAAAATTTCCTTCGTGTCCGTGCAAAATCCCATTTCGCCGGATACGAGAGGCCCATGAGCATCCAGTTGGGCTTTTGTGCCTCTTTTTAGCTGTATCGTTTGAGCCATTCCATCACTCCCTTATAAAAGATCCCCCGTCAACAATACCGTTGGTTTTGTAATCCTCGATTTCTTTCTGCGTAGCGGTAAGGCTTTCTTGCAGCCCGTTAATATCATCCGCCTCAACGACATCGCCAGGGGTCTCGTAAGTCACGTAAACCTCATCCGCATTCGAAAAGATTTTCACCTGACGCCTCCAGGGCGTATCTGCTGGAATGGATATGACAACATTCTTGACCAACGAGCCCGTATATTTGGACCCCGTATAGACACGAATCGTACTCTCCAGGATGTTATCGTGCGCCAGAAATCCGACATACGAACCGCCCGTCATCTTCACGACTTCTTCAACTACATAATGGCTTCCATCCAGCTTGGCATTTAACTTGGGCACAAAATGATAGGACATGCTTACACCTCCAAATCCACCGTTCCAAGTATGGCTACTTGATCCGGGGAAATCGGGATATTGGATATGCCCCCGTTAATCCGCAGGAAGGAGTAATCGTTAACCCCATCTATATCCAAAAGCAATGCCCCGATTCGAACGTATTTCGGCGAAGAATCCTCGGCAAACGCGAGCCCCTTCAGATAGGCCGCAACCGCCGATTCAACGTTCTTCTGGACATCCGCCAAGGAAGCCGAACCGTTCAGAAGCAGCTTAGCCGTAAGATTTACGGCTACTCCTTCGGCAGGAGCTACGGTTACAATAGCCCCGATTGGTGCCACCTCTTGTCCCATGCCCGGCAGCGGACTAATGAAGTGCTGCACTTCCCCGGTCAAAGCCGCGGATGCGGGTCGCATCTCGCTGTCCAGAATCGTCACTTTTACCGTACCCGGCCCGTTCCATAGAGGCTTCACGTAAGCCGCTCCGACACCGGAAACTGTTAATGCCCAGCTTTTATAGTCGGATACATTCCCGCTGGTTCCCGGTTTTTGCACCTTTGCTAGAAATCGCTGCCTTAAAGAATGATCATCCTCTTCGTTTTCTCCGGGGATTAAAACCTCTGACAACACCGCCTTCGCCAGACCGTTGATGTAATCAATGGGAAGCATCTGTCCGTAATTGGCATTTCCCGCGCTTCCCGCTGTCTCGGATTGCAACTTATAGTTGCCGGTTGAGATCTTCTCAGTCACTTTGAAGGACAAGCCATCCAATGAATAACGGCTGCCAATCGGAACATCCATCAGTACGTTTGCACCGTTGTAAAATAAACCAAGCCGCTGGGCCTTAGAGGCCAGCTGGCGTTCGATCCCGAAATCCGCCGTTCTTCGCGCCAAATACTCCCCTGATGAGGTATCTCCGAATACCAGGTTCAAGTTGATATCCAGATCGGCATAAATTTGAGTCAGTTCAGCTGCCGCAGGGGCGAGAGCATCGTAAATAATACTCCCCTCGCGCTTGTCAATGGCGCCGGGTACCCGGTCGAGCATACGCTGCAAGATCGTTTCGAAGGTTTGCGTTTCGTACAATTAGAACCCTCCTTTCTCAATGGATACGGAGCCGTTAATCGTCAGAGCCGTAAAACGAAGGGCAGCCTCGTCCCCGCTTCCCGATATTTCGAAATCTTGAATGGCGCTAATGCGTTCATCCTGCAGCAGAGCGTCACGAATGCAGCGCTCGTAATCGGTGCGGAATATTTCGCTTTTCTCGCTTCCGTAACTTCCGGAATAAATGAAATGGCCGAATCGCTCCGTATTCAATATTTTGTAAATCGCCTGCTTTACGGCATCCTGCCCATCAACAAGGCCTGTTATCTTCCCTCGCTCAATATCCAATCGGTAGGTTCGACTCGGCTGTTCTACTTCTTCTGACGCGTTATTCAGAACCGCTCCTTCAGGCAAGATCAATCCGGCAACCTCCCTATTACTATATATTTTTCACCGCCGGCCGCACGCAGTAGAATCAGCTTCGCGCCAGGTTCCAGACTGGTTCCGATATGCTCCGGTACAATTAAAAAATCCGCCGAAAAGGTGAGCCGTTGATCAACGTTCACTTCCAGCGGATCTATATTCGTAACCGTCCCGTACATGACGGCTACCGGTTGTATCGAGCTTAAATACTCCTTTACGATTTTTTTTACTTGGTCGTTTATGCTCATGCGCCATACACCTTTAGATCCAGGCTCATCGTATGCTCGTCCCCTTTCATTTGATGGGTGCATTCTTCAACGAGGAAATATTGATTAATCCCCTGTTCCTTAATCGTGATTTGCAGCTTCACGCCCGCACGCATGCCGATATAGCCAAGGGCATCCAGCTTGAACGATTTCTGCTCGCGGCCTTTCAGCTCCATCACGCGTTCCATCATCGCATTGATCTGGGCTTTATTAAGCCCGTCATCGACCTTCTGGTAGTATTGCAGCCGCCCCCACTTGCCGATCTTGGTGCGATCCTCGAGAATATAGGCCTCGCGTTTACCCGTTTCTTGATTATCCTTCACCAACTTCACCCGGTTGAACGTATCGGAATCAATGTCGCGTTTCAGCGAATAGCCGTATACGAGACTTCCATCGCCGAGAATCAGATCGATAGTCATATTATCGATATCTTTAAGCGTTAAAAATCCCGCATCATCGTACAAAACGTAAATGCGCCCTTTAGCGATCAACGTCTCGTCAAGCGCCTTGTAAATCATATCCAGCCTTTTTTGCCCATCCTGCGAAAATGTCTTGATGGGATGAATCGTATCCGCGATATCCCCGATCGCAAGTCCAACATCAAGCGCGTTATCCTTCAGGACTTGGGTAGCGGTAACATTGGTCTTCACGTACGTGTCGGTTTCGAGCAAATACCGGAGCTGATCGTACGCCGTTACTTTTAATTCCCGGTCCTCGGAGTCCTCCAGTACAAACACATACCCGCAAAAAAGGACCGTATCGTTCATGCGCAGCCTGACGACGTCGCCGCAATTAATCTCATAATGCGTCTCCTGGTAGGACGGGTTGCGAATAATCGTAAATTGCAGCGTGCCGGCTTTGCCGGTTCGTTTTGTACTCCAGCTTAATTCCGGTACAAGCTTGGAAAGGTTCCAGAGCGTTCCATTGCGGTTATCGACGATAAGCTCAAACATGGGCATCAGCGCCTCTCCGGCAATTTAAGTACTTTACCTACCGGCAGACGCTTGAGCTCCGCGTCCGTAATTCCGTTGAGCTTTTGAATGTCCCTCCACCGCGCGCTGTCGCCTAGTTGCATGCCGGCTACCTTTATAAGGGTATCGCCCGGTTTTAAGGTATACGTTTTTGGGGGCACCCGATCATCCGATCGTGTAGAAGACCCCTTGAGGAGTTTCGTTTTACCGTCGGCCGTTGTTACGGCTTTGACTTTTTGCGGGTAATGGAAGACATACTCCTTCAACTTAAGCGAATAGAAAATATCGCCCGGGGAACCCGCCTCTTCCCAACGCTCGAAGGATTCGATCGACATCGGCAGACTGATTTTCGCCGAATCATCCTGGGAATTGCTGCCCACGTAAATAAACCGGACAGGGTAACCGCTGTGCATCCATCTGTTCATATCATTCACATAGGCGTTTGGATCCGGTACTTTCGTGTTCCAAGCGACGCCGCGCATCACTTTAAGAATCGTATTCAAGGATTCGGTTCGATCCAGAACGGGATCATACTTTTTCCAATGAGAAATATTTTGATTAAACGGATAGTTATGCCCGGGAAAAAAGCTCTTGAAGCTTATTTCCGCAAGCCCCGGCTTCTCAATCGTGCTGATTGGACCGGTGCCGACAATATTGTAATCCTTGCCTGATCCATCCCGTTTAATGTTGATCTCGTCAGGCAGAACCGGAAACTCCCATCCCTCCTGGCCGTTGTTCCAGCCGATCATCATTGTGAACGGACTTGTCTCCGCCATTTTTACACCACCTTTTTTAACGTACAAAGGCGCTCTTTATAGAGAGCGCCTTCGCGTAACCTATTAACCGTAAGCACCCTGCGCGGAAGACTGAATCTCCTGCTCCATCGTGCTGCCGATCCTTCGGATAACCTCGTCCACGTCAACGTCCTTCGATATCGGCCCGGTCGTCACCTGTACCGTCGGCGTCAGCGTCACAAAGTTCTGAATCGCATTCATCTCGGCAATGTTCCGCATCATTTCAATATCCTCGCTGGAGATGTCGACCGTATTATTGATTTTGCCGACTTCACCTACTTCTCCGACCTTGGGAATAGTTCCAGCACCGGAACCGGTACCTGTTCCTGGTACGGACCCCAATACGGTTCCTGGTGGGTTAGAGTAAGTACCGCTTACTAAATTGCGATAATCTCCTGTACCCAGAGGATTGGCATTCTTTTCCTTTTCTTTCTTTAAACGATCTTCTTCACGAGCTTTTATGATGTCATCCGTCCGATTTTGTCGCTTAACAGCTTGATCCGCAGCATTTGCGAAAGCATTCTTTTTCTGATCCGCAGCAAATGATTGAATGTCTTTGGTGAGATTCTCCATACTGAAGTGACCTTGAATTTCAAAGGACGAGCCCGTGACTTTATTTACAATTTGCAAAACATGATTAATACCATCAATGATTCCATTTATTACGCTATCATAAATAAAGCCAATTTTTTCTGCGAGCCAGACGTAGGGTGCTAGCATAGCTTCAACCATACCCCAGAAGAATCCTGGAATTTGGTCAAAGAAATTGAGTATGGCATTCCAGACACCCATTAATGCTGCTGCGAACTGGTCATTCGTCTGCCAAAGATGAATCAGCCATACGATAAGCCCGACAACAACTGAAATAATAGCGATAAAAATATTGGTCTTCATCGTAGCATTTAAGGTTGACCACGCTTCCCGAAGACCAAAAACGGCTACCATCTGGATGAACAGTGCAGCAGTGGAGAGTCCCGAAGCTACCGCCTGGAATACCTGCGCGATGGCTTGCCATTTGGTTATTAACCATAGGCCCGTCATTGCTGTAACCAGCCCCCAAATAATGGGTTCAATAATCGGCATATTGTCGCTCATAAATCCAACGACGGCGGATACTGCCGTAAACAACTGACCGGCAAGCTGAGCTACAACAGAAATGGCTGCACCAAAGCCTTGAAGGAATTGTCCCCCGGCAGGACTGTTAATTAACTGGCTGATTTGCTGGATGACCGGACCAAAGGACTGCAATGCCGTACTACGCATTTGCGCCATATAATCAGCGAAGGACATCGGCAACTCACCGAACTTGCTGCTAATATCGCCCGAAGCCGCAAACAAGGAGTTTTTAAGAATATTTGCGGTCAGGCCTCCATTCTCCGCCATTTCTTCCAGCTGTCTTTCTGATTTACCCGTGAATTGAGAAATAGCCGCTGCAATCATCGGGGCTTTTTCCAAAATAGATTTGAATCCGTCACCGCTTAGCTTTCCTTCAGACATTGCACCGGCAACTT
This region of Paenibacillus sp. JDR-2 genomic DNA includes:
- a CDS encoding YmfQ family protein; its protein translation is MAYGNEVYGALAYGAEEGEDGNSNPSGIDLLAYLPSYYREITEMKELQEAAGYEISELAEESNDLLDQSFIDTATWGLTRWESELGIAANRAQSYERRREQLKAKLYGSGTTTKQMIIDTAAAFSGGEVAVNVYPEQYLFEIVFVGSKGIPPNMPGFIQMLEDIKPAHLAYSFKYIYTVWDNLAALSWGDAHAKTWSELKVYEGGAQ
- a CDS encoding DUF2793 domain-containing protein — encoded protein: MAQTIQLKRGTKAQLDAHGPLVSGEMGFCTDTKEIFIGDGSANTLIGRAMSGTEAARPTASVVGRLYYVASGTNAGYLYFDSGTAWQAVNARKLTELSGSLDDIVDGSSYGKVLKTDLSSGHVNKVSDGSNTLTAAELRGHVNDASLHRQINDSGLAVTDLWSAQKIRNEIELAKRNIEPQASVKNRTTTAPPSTPADGDRYVIPGSATGVWSGKTNQIAEWQSSTWTYYPPAVGWTCYVDDEQKIYSWNGSAWVRTGGALQTIGAGNGLTGGGQADSVTLNIGAGNGIAVAADAISVTAGNGITVSASGVAVNIDASAIIYDAANGNRLTLGTVDGGTF
- a CDS encoding tail fiber protein yields the protein MARKALIQIRRGLEINIGLLAEGELGYCTDSQKLYIGTSGGNVVLVAAQTAGDMLKSIYDTDNDGKVDTAVAADNVPWSGISNKPAASVNAAGIVQLNSTVTSTSMVQAATASAVKSAYDLASGKLSPRVTWNQLKGV
- a CDS encoding DUF2634 domain-containing protein, which gives rise to MILPEGAVLNNASEEVEQPSRTYRLDIERGKITGLVDGQDAVKQAIYKILNTERFGHFIYSGSYGSEKSEIFRTDYERCIRDALLQDERISAIQDFEISGSGDEAALRFTALTINGSVSIEKGGF
- a CDS encoding baseplate J/gp47 family protein — its product is MYETQTFETILQRMLDRVPGAIDKREGSIIYDALAPAAAELTQIYADLDINLNLVFGDTSSGEYLARRTADFGIERQLASKAQRLGLFYNGANVLMDVPIGSRYSLDGLSFKVTEKISTGNYKLQSETAGSAGNANYGQMLPIDYINGLAKAVLSEVLIPGENEEDDHSLRQRFLAKVQKPGTSGNVSDYKSWALTVSGVGAAYVKPLWNGPGTVKVTILDSEMRPASAALTGEVQHFISPLPGMGQEVAPIGAIVTVAPAEGVAVNLTAKLLLNGSASLADVQKNVESAVAAYLKGLAFAEDSSPKYVRIGALLLDIDGVNDYSFLRINGGISNIPISPDQVAILGTVDLEV
- a CDS encoding LysM peptidoglycan-binding domain-containing protein, translated to MAETSPFTMMIGWNNGQEGWEFPVLPDEINIKRDGSGKDYNIVGTGPISTIEKPGLAEISFKSFFPGHNYPFNQNISHWKKYDPVLDRTESLNTILKVMRGVAWNTKVPDPNAYVNDMNRWMHSGYPVRFIYVGSNSQDDSAKISLPMSIESFERWEEAGSPGDIFYSLKLKEYVFHYPQKVKAVTTADGKTKLLKGSSTRSDDRVPPKTYTLKPGDTLIKVAGMQLGDSARWRDIQKLNGITDAELKRLPVGKVLKLPERR
- a CDS encoding DUF2577 family protein, with amino-acid sequence MSINDQVKKIVKEYLSSIQPVAVMYGTVTNIDPLEVNVDQRLTFSADFLIVPEHIGTSLEPGAKLILLRAAGGEKYIVIGRLPD
- a CDS encoding tape measure protein, with the translated sequence MKVLATFGIAINLINTMSKPLAGLIKQVQKMEEAVDRLDRTMAGFGGMQSLIQNNLKVVQVTQTINNNYQQINNTLTQTASSYQQINNSLTQTNNTLGQTAAQQENVNAAVEQGQGVVGLLDKGLKGLISKYASIQSLQNGMKLSDDYMNSLTRIEAINDKLQSPEQLQSKIFAASDRSRGSYTDMLGMVGKLGATGSFKSNDEEIAFAETMQKSFRLGGTSMADQKSGMDQVAGAMSEGKLSGDGFKSILEKAPMIAAAISQFTGKSERQLEEMAENGGLTANILKNSLFAASGDISSKFGELPMSFADYMAQMRSTALQSFGPVIQQISQLINSPAGGQFLQGFGAAISVVAQLAGQLFTAVSAVVGFMSDNMPIIEPIIWGLVTAMTGLWLITKWQAIAQVFQAVASGLSTAALFIQMVAVFGLREAWSTLNATMKTNIFIAIISVVVGLIVWLIHLWQTNDQFAAALMGVWNAILNFFDQIPGFFWGMVEAMLAPYVWLAEKIGFIYDSVINGIIDGINHVLQIVNKVTGSSFEIQGHFSMENLTKDIQSFAADQKKNAFANAADQAVKRQNRTDDIIKAREEDRLKKEKEKNANPLGTGDYRNLVSGTYSNPPGTVLGSVPGTGTGSGAGTIPKVGEVGEVGKINNTVDISSEDIEMMRNIAEMNAIQNFVTLTPTVQVTTGPISKDVDVDEVIRRIGSTMEQEIQSSAQGAYG